The Arachis ipaensis cultivar K30076 chromosome B10, Araip1.1, whole genome shotgun sequence DNA window ATCATAGCCTAGCACTTTAATGATAAGCTTGAGTCATAAGAATTATTAAGAGATAAATAATGTATCTGATTTGTTGCTTAATTATTAAGAGTTCAAGTCTTATTCAGAagatattagtttatatttttagaacgttttaatttaatttaatatattttgattttgtttatttaattactagattgtgCATTATGcttatgggctttagggttttctttgttttaacctaataagaggttataaatacttCCTTTGCTATTGGAGAAGTGCCTCTTTTGTTGCATCGGAGAATTGGTTGAAAGTCCATTTGATTCAATTTCCAAACTAcggcgttgacaagttaggttgagaaGTCTCTCGTCAAGAAATTGGATAGAAAGTAAAGtaattctctttgtattcaatttcaatctatcatttttatttctattttcaatttcaatgtatttttttattcagtttgaatccttatcttcttgtttattttttattttttatgattaattatGTTAAACTTACCGGTCTGCGTTGCCTCAGAAAGCTCGGCTTTATAATGACCATGAAAAATGGATTTTCTGAGGTGAATTTCTTAGCTTCTTTCAGGGCTTCTTCATTTGGCTCAAAGCCGGGAGGAGTCGCCAATGAAGTTTCTTGTGTTTCCTTTTTGACTGCAGCATGCAAACAAATCCACATAATTTTAGAATGCACTCAGTAGCAACTAATTACACTGTTGATTTTTGTAAAGAAGTTTTGGCAATAATTATGGAAATAGTTGAAATACTTTTAATGTCACAACCCCAGGGGAAAAAGAATATTCTTGTCACAAACTATCAATGCTAAAGGCCTCAGCAATTACATGAAAAAATTGAGATAATGTTGATCCACAAGATTGTGTAACTGCACAAATGGTAAAGAGTCAAAACCTTTTTTTCCCCTTAACAATTGAGCACTTATGATTTTTGTGAGTAATAAGATCTTGCTTGCAATTGGCCACACAGCATAAATTTGTCCTGAATTTACCTTTAATCATAATGTCACTTTTGCTTTCAACATAATTGACTTTTGCTGGTTCTAAACAATTGACTCTGTCTCCTTCAACTGTTCATAAAGAATAAAAAAGCAACCATTACAATGCAGAAGCAGAACAATTTGGGACTCTTTCACTGAAATACCAACTAGAATAATTACCTTGTGATAGCGGAAGTTCCTCTTCTTCAATTCGAGTTATGGATACCTTAAAATAAAGGTCTTTGGGATTGGTGAGCTCAAAAACACAAATGTCCCCTACATTCAAACTATTGTCTTTTGCAAATCTCTTCCATCCAGAACTGAATTTGCCAAAACTGTAAGTAACAGCCCATGTTCTCCCCCCATCATGGACCTCAAGGATGGCTGTCGCTTGCTTCTTCAAATATTTTGCTGTGAATTTTGAAGGGATATTCTGGTGGTTCTTTTGGAAGTTAGAAAATCTATGGACCAAAAAATGTATGTGAAAAAATATCATAACAGATGCAAAAAATGAAGAAAGCTCACCATCGAGTAACTTTTAGCATAGGAAGGTTTCATGATAACCATGAAAGAGGGGTTTTGTCTAGATTTGGAAGTTGTAGCTTTGTTTAAGGTTTGCTTTAACCGTTCCACTCTTGGACATGGAGTGCTACCACCTATATCCTCTGAAAATTTGAACATGGGTTTGTTGTCATGAAAACTTGATTATTATGTCCTCTATGTATGCAACAAATTTGTGGACAGAAAGAACAATGACAGAAACATAACTCTCCTGCCTTGTCTCTACTCCTGTCTCTATATTTTCTTTATCGATCCACTTACCAAACACAGCTAAAGATCCCTATTAAATACACAAAATGAAAAACATACCATCCAATTCTTTCTTAATAGATGCAAATGTTGACTCGTCAAAGCTTGTTCCTTGACACTCATTACCATTAATTTGGTGAATAAGAGGCAAGTTTTGCAAACTGCAGCTTGTTCTAACTTCTCTAGTTGTGTTTGATGGTTGAGGATAAGACATTGGTGATTTCATTCTATTGTTTTGGCTTTGAGGCATATCATCGAACACTTGATCTGCCTCATGATTGATCTGTTCAATGTTTTCATTTTCTTGTTGAATGACATGG harbors:
- the LOC107624157 gene encoding B3 domain-containing transcription factor VRN1-like yields the protein MTEEDQATPPPMNNSNAVLFFKIILSTALEDGKLKIPNSFTKKYGDGLSNPVFLKPPDGTEWKVEWTKQDDGIFLEHGWNEFAMYYSLDHGHLLFFEYKNTSQFEVQICEVSGLEIDYPFHVIQQENENIEQINHEADQVFDDMPQSQNNRMKSPMSYPQPSNTTREVRTSCSLQNLPLIHQINGNECQGTSFDESTFASIKKELDEDIGGSTPCPRVERLKQTLNKATTSKSRQNPSFMVIMKPSYAKSYSMNIPSKFTAKYLKKQATAILEVHDGGRTWAVTYSFGKFSSGWKRFAKDNSLNVGDICVFELTNPKDLYFKVSITRIEEEELPLSQVEGDRVNCLEPAKVNYVESKSDIMIKVKKETQETSLATPPGFEPNEEALKEAKKFTSENPFFMVIIKPSFLRQRRPSIPAFFIRNHLKKTHIVTFKFGETRWRIKLLRYTRYRSPITLSNGWSLFCRGSRLKAGDVCIFELINKEDAVFDVHLFRCHS